CTTAACTCGAGCGACGGCTTCGAGGAGTTCCACAACCACTCGAGCGGCGTCCAGGGGGTTTACTCGACGGCGGCGTTCGAGAACGTGTCGACCCTGGGTGCGATTTTGAACCAGCACCTAGACGCCGGACAGAGTTACAACGTGGAGTTACACTACGAAAACGAGTCCGGAGAGGCGGCGTCGCCGATCAAACTCGTCAACCAGGGACCGCCCTCGAGTACGGCGGTGACGGCGAGTTACACGGTCGTCTTGCACGACGATCAGAATCTGACCTCGCCCGATTACGAAGATCGGACCCTCGGCGAAATCGAGGGGACGGCTGGGTATATCCCCGATATCGACGACGATGGTGGCCTCTACAACGTCGTGGAGGTGCGGGTGGTCGTATGGTGAGAGCGCGATCGACTCGAGAACCGACGCGAGACCACGAACGCGGTCAACTCGTCCTCATCTCGGCGATCACCATCGCGTTCATCCTCCTCGGCGTCGTCGTCGTGTTCAATGGCGTCCTCTACACGCAGACGCTCTCCTCGAGTGCGTCGGGACAGACCGTCTCGGACGCCGAGCGGACGGCAGCAGAGGTGACACAGGGGGTACTGACGGTAACCGAGCATCGAGAAGCGGTGGTCGTCCATCCGGACGACAGCGGCCCGCTCCTCGACGACGTCAATTCGTTCCTGGACCAGTATCAGAACCAGACGGCAGCGAATCGGCCGGCGATCGTCTCGAGCAACGTGTCGACAGTGAATGGAACGTACGCGACCGCGAATCTCTCCGCCGAGCGAAACGTGTCGAACGCCGATATCTACGGAGTGGCGCTTACGCTCGAGAGCGTCGACCTCAATGATAGTGAAAACGTCACCGTCGAACTGAACGGAAGCCCAGACGTCACGATATCGGAGAACAACGGCACCCTCGAGATCGAGCGAGGAGACGACCGCTGTGAGATCGAACTCGACGGAGAGCCGGCGACGATCGACTTCGTCACGGGAACGGTCCACGGTGCAGAACGGACGACGTGTTCGGCGAGCAGGCTCCCGCCGGCGAGCGCCGACCTGGTCGTTGCGCCCAGTGAGAACATGAGCGGCGTGCAGCTCGAGGTGCTTTTCGCCGAGGGAAGTGCGCCGGCAGACTGGGAGGACGATGAGGACGCCGTCGTCGCGATCGAAATCGACCTCGAGTACACCACGAACGACCTCACGCAGTCTCGAACGCTCGAGGTGCCGATGCCACTGGGGGTGTCCGACTCGTGATCGAACCCGAATCGAACGACCGCGGCGTTTCCATCGCCATCACCCACGTTCTCACCCTTGGCATCACGACCGTCCTGATCGCCGGGCTCCTCATCTCCGCCGGGTCGCTCCTCGAGTCCCAGACCGATCGTAGCGCCCAGCAATCGCTCGAGACGATTGGCGAACGACTCTCGGGCGAAATCTCGAGGGTCGACCGACTGGCAACGGAAGACGGGACGACCGAGTTGACCGTCGACCACCCGTCGATGGTCGCCTCGAATCGCTACACGATCACGTTACTGGATAACGAAACGTGTGCGGAGGAACCGTTACTCACAGACGCGACGAACTGCATGCGACTGAGCGCACAGAGCGCGGACGTTGACGTGTATGTGCCGGTCACTGCTCCCGTCGACGATGGAAGTTCGGTTTCAGGTGGCACCATCAGAATCGTCCACGACGGCGACAAAGTCAGACTCGAGCGTGATCGCTAATGTTTGGTCGTACCCCCTCCACCCACGACCGCGAGGACCGCGCCGTCTCCGAGGTCCTGGCGTTTATCCTCGTGTTCACCATCATCATCGGCTCGGTGACGATGGTGTCGGTCTTCGGGATGCAGTCGCTGACGAGCTACCAGGAGGGCGAACAGTTGCGCAACGCTGAACGGGCGATGGACGCCCTGAGCGACAACTTCAACGACGTGGTCCGGTACGACGGCGTGACGGCTCGAGCGGGCGAACTCAACCTTCGTGGTGGATCGGTGTCGACGGCGCACGAGGGGACGGAGTTGGCGATCGAGATCGAACGCAATGGATCTCCAGACGCGGAGTACGACGTCACCACCGGCGGCCTCGTCTACGAAGCCGGCAGCGGCACCGACACCATCGCCTACGAGGGCGGCGCCATCTTCCGCGGCGACCACACCGGCAACGTCGCCCTCCAGGAGCCCATGCTCCGCTGTCAGGACGGCTCCGGTACCGCCGTCATCTCCCTGCTCGTCATCGACGCCGAACCGCGGACCCTCCAGAGCAGCGAGATCAACCAGCTCCGTCTCATGGAGTCGAAGACGACCCGGCGAACCTACACCGGAGTCGACGAGGTGAGTATCACCGTCGGCGACTCCGAGTACGAGATGGCCTGGGAGCGAACGCTCGAGGAGCGTGGATTCGGAGGAGAATGTACGTTCAGCGGCGGCGACGGCCGCGTCACGATTCACGTCGTCTACGCGGACCTCGAGTACTGAACGTCACATCAAACTGAGTACTGAACGTCACGCTAACTTCGAGTACTACTCACTTCCAGTCGCCCGTCAACATCACCCGATACCCCGCGCGAGCGCCGAGCGCCTCGACTCGGTCGGCGTGGTCGGTCGAGGAACCCGCGGTATTGAGGTAATAGCCGTTCGAGAGTTGCCGACTCCGCGGGAGGCGTGTTGCACCGTCCTGGCCGACGAGAACCGGGAGATCCAGGACGCCGTCGGTGTCGTGGGTCTCCGGCTCCGATTCGGGCCACGGAACGCGGACGCCCGAGAGCCCCCGCTCCAGGAGGAACTCGGTGGCGTGGACGAGTGCCCCTGTCGAGGAACCGTGGCCGATCGCCCCGATCGAACCGTGGTCGGCGAAGAATCGAGCGACGTATTCGCTATCCTGACTGTGATCGTTGCCGTCACCGGCGTCGTCTTCACTGTCACCGTTGCTGGCGTTATCATCGCTATCCTGACTGTCATCGTCGCTGGCGTCACTATCGCCATCCTGGCTGTCACCACCACTATCATCATCACCGTCGCCGACGCCGACGCCGACGCCGACGCTGGAGGCCTCGTCGGAGTCACCGGTGTCGCCAGTGTCGATTCGAGTCGACGAGTCGGTCGACCGGTCGTGAGCCGAATCAGTCGACCGGTCGTGGGCCGAATCGGTCGACCGACCGTGTAACGAGGAACGCGACCGCAAGTCACCTCGCTCGTCGGAAGGACCGTCCAGGAACCGGTCGCGATACTGAACGCGTTCTCGAGTCGACGAATCGGTGTTCTCGCTCTCACTCTCGCTCTCGCTTTCACCCTCGCCCTCGGCCTCATCCTCGTCTTCGCCCTCGAACGTCGGCACCCCGGCGTCGACGTTCCTGGACACGGATACGGACCCGGTTCCGGTCCCCGAGAACGAATCGACCAGGTGTTCGAGCAGTCGGTCGACGGCGGCTTCCAGTTCGTCGGTGTAGGCCGCCCCGGTGACCACTTCGAGGTCGCCGACGAGCGATTCTCGCACCGCCGCGCGCTCGACGGCTAGCCGGCGGGCGACGGTCGCTCTGGAGTGGCGCCCGAGGCGCCGCTCGAGCGCCCGTCGCTGGTAATGTTCGAGCAATGGCTCGAGCGTCTCCCGGCGGCGAAGGTCGCAACGGCGGGTGTCGATCGAGTCCGTTCCAGCGAGTAACACCGCCTCGCGGCCGTCGGTGTAGATCGCTCGATCGACCCCGGTTTTGACGAGGCACGTCCCGAGCGCCGAGAGACGATCGCTCGAGGGGAACGCGCTCGCCGGATCGACGGCCACGAACAGCGCGGGGGTCGCCTCGATCGAACAGACGTACTCGAGTGTGGTTCCCACCACCGGGACGTTTCGCCGGCAGTCCTGGATGGTGTCCCAGCCGAGGGCGCTCAGCAGCATGTCGACGATCGGCGTCGTTTCGGCGAGCGTCTCCGGCGGCGCGGCTTCACACAGGAGCTGTATCCGGGTAACGAACGTCTCGAGGCGGTGGGTAGACATGTGCGCTCAGTGGAGGATACTCGGGTAGGTATCCCGGGGTGACAACTTAAACGACACTGTTCGGAGGTGACCTGTTCTCAGTCGTGATAATCACGGGAGAGGATTTATTGTGGGTGATACCTGTCTATGACCGTATGTTAGGCCCGGTCCGAAAAGTCATTCCCAAATTCATCAGACGGCGATATGCACTCAAGTTCGCTATCGTGCTTCTCGTCATCGGTCTGTCTGTGGGGGCAATGGGGTATCTGGGGACGAATCAAATCGCAAATGAAGTACAGTCGCAGGTGCAGAACGATTCCGCAGAGTTGGCACAACAGGAGGCTCGGAACGTCGACAAGTGGAACCAGTTGAACGTACAGGCACACAAATCGGCTGAAGCGACGCTGACGACGGGTGAAACAGGAGAGTTGCTAGGTGCACGAAACTCGATGTCAGCCCATAGCGTCCACTACGTCGACCTCAACAACAACGTCACCCACAGCACGGTGGGAGACATTAGCGGGAAGGCTCCTGCAGAGATCGCACGAGACCACAGCCCCGAAAATGGTGAAATTACCTGGGCAGCGGAGTTCGCCAGGATCGAGCCTCACTACGAGAGCAACGATGACCCGCTCAAATCTGGAGGCGAAGCTTTCGGCCAGCGGGTTTCGAGCCTCAACACCAAGGTTGCGATCGTGCCACACGTCGCGTCCGATGGGACGCTCGTGTTGAGTTACATCACGAGTGTCGATGGGAAAAACGAGTTCATGGTCTCCTCCCTCGAGATCGGCGCGTACACTGATGAGATGATCCACAACGAAAACGAGGGTCGAATCTCGTTCATCGTCATGGAGACCGGCGACGGCGACGCCCAGGTCGTCATGGACCCAAGCGAAAACGTCTACCTCGAGGAGTACTCGACGAAGGACTTTAACCTCAGTGCAGTCGGGCTCAAGGGCGAGCACTTCTCTATCGACGAGCCGAACGACGCACTCGCGTCCGCCGTTGGCAGCGATTACGGAAACGAACCGTACATCGGCGCGGCGGCTCGCGTCACCGAGGACAGCCCGTTCCTCGTCGTCATCCACACGCCCGAGTCCGAGGCCTTCGGCTTCGTACAGGACGTTCAACAGTACGGCATCTACGCCTCCATCGGCGGCATCCTGTTCGTGATGCTCATCGGCGGCGTCATCGGGCGCAACACCTCGCGTTCGATCGACCGACTCACGACGAAAGCCGAGCGAATGGAAGAAGGCGACCTCGACGTCGAGTTCGAGACCCAGCGCGTCGACAGCATCGGTCGGCTCTACGCCGGATTCGCCACCATGCGCGACTCGCTGAAGAACCAGATCCAGAACGCCCAGGACGCCCGCGAGGAAGCCGAACAGGCCCGCGCGGAGACCGAGGCGATCAACCGCCACCTCGAGGCGAAAGCCGACGAGTACCGCGCAGTCATGCAAGAGACCGCCGAGGGCGACCTCACCGCCCGGATGAACGCCGACACCGACAACGAGGCGATGCAGGACATCGCCCTCGAGTTCAACGCGATGGTCGCCGAACTCGAGGAGACGACTGCCGGCGTCAAGGCCTTCGCGACGGACGTGGCGACCGCCAGCGAGCAGGTCACCGCCTCGAGCGAGGAGGTTCGCTCCGCCAGCGAACAGGTCACCGAATCCGTCCAGGAGATTTCCGACGGTGCCGAGCGCCAGAACCAGAGCCTCCAGTCGGTGAACCACGAGATGAACGGCCTCTCGACCACGATCGAGCAGATCGCGGCCTCCTCGAATCAGGTTGCCGACATCGCCGAACGCACCGCCCAGACGGGCAAGCGCGGGCGTGATGCCGCCGAGGACGCCATCGAGGGCATGGCCGAGATCGAATCCGAGTCTCAGTCCGCAGTCGAAGAGATCGAACGACTCGAGGCGGAGATGGAACAGATCGACGAACTCATCGAGTTCATCACCGAGGTCGCCGAACAGACCAACATGCTGGCGCTGAACGCCAACATCGAGGCCGCTCGCTCGGGCGACTCCGGTGAAGGGTTCTCCGTGGTCGCCGGCGAGGTCAAGGAACTGGCCGAGGAGACGAAGACGGCGGCCGAAGACATCGAGGAGCGACTCGAGGCGATCCAGAACCAGACCGAGCAGACGGCGACCGAGGTGCAGTTGACCAGCGACCGGGTGGCCGAACACACCGACTCGGTGCAGCGGGCGGCCAACGCGCTGGACGAGATCGCCGACTACGCCGGCGAGACCAACGTGGGCGTCCAGGAGATTTCGGCGGCGAGCGAGGAACAGGCGGCGTCGACTCAGGAAGTCGTCTCGATGGTCGACGAGGCTGCGACGATCTCCGAGGAGACTACCGCCGAGAGCGAGAACGTCGCTGCCGCGGCCGAAGAGCAGACCACGGCCCTGACCGAGGTCTCCCGTAGCGCGAGCGACCTCGCGAACCAGGCAGCACAGCTCTCGGAGGCCCTCGACCGGTTCGACACCAACGCCCAGCCGGCGCTCGAGTCTGGGGGCGTCGACGACCTCGAGAGCGAGGCAATCGCGTTCGACGACGCGACCCCGTCGGTGACGGATGCGCCAGCTACCGACCAGTCTGAGCAACAGACCGAAGAATCGAACCCCGTCGAGATCGGGGCCGGAAGCGGAGCGGGCGGCGATGGAGCGGGCGACGGCGGCGAGACCGACGACGTCGATTCCGTCGACTCGGCGGGCGTAAACGAGTCGACGCTGGCACTCGAGTCGGAAGTCGAAGCCGACGACGGCGACGGCGACGACGAATCAGACGATAGCGACGACATGTTCACGTTCGGTAACAGCTCCTGAGCGGCTCGATAATCGAGTCTGCATCGAATCGCCGTTTTTCTGTTTCGTTCTCGTTATCTTTCGTCGTTTTTCGCCGCCTCGACGTCGCTTCCCGAGACCGGATAAGGATCCATTGCTCGAGGACGAGCCGGCACGTGAATCGTCGAGCATGCGTCCAAGTCCCCGAGAACCAGCGAGTCGACGCCGACAAAGCCGACGGCAGAGGCGGACGACACTGCGCCACACGACGACCACGACGGTGACGACTCGTCGGACGGCTTTACCTCCGTGAGGAGGACGACAGTAGTCGTTAGAACAATGCACCCATCGGTCCCAGCAGTCAGACGGAACGGTAATCGGTCACCCTCGTCACCGACGACGTCGAGGCGGCGGTCACGCTCTTCCGATGAATCGTCGTCAAGACACCGAGCCCGGCCAGAATCGCGACCTCGTATCCGTCGACCTCGAGCGATCACGATCGATCGACGACGAGGCGTTCGTCGAGACGAAGCAGTCGGTCCGGACGTTGCTTCGGTAGCCGCCACGAGAACGGGAGATCAGTTGGTCGACTCGGAATTCATCGAAACACCCACCGAAGAACCCTCTCGCTGGTAGATTCGAAGTCTGCCGTCGGTAATCGCGAACGCGGACTTGAGCGTCGGCGGAATCGTCTCGGCCTTGCCGATGACGAGGTAGCCGTCGGCCCGAAGCGATCGGCCGATGGTCTCGAGCATCGACTGCTTGTACGCGTTGTCGATGTAGATAAACAGGTTTCGGCAGATCACGAGGTCGAACCCGGACTTCGCCTCGCCGTTGATGAGGTCGTGTCGCTCGAACGTGATCGGCCGGGCGACGGACTCACACACCCGGTAGGTTTCGTTCGACGGGTCGTGGTCGACGTACCGGTGGTAGTCGTTCAAAAACTCGAGCTGGTCGCCGAGGTCGACCGTCCTGGACTCGGTATACGTCCGTTCGCGCGCGGTTTCGAGGGCCGGTTCGCTGATGTCGGTCGCGAGGATGTGGATCGACGATTCGTCGATCTTGTCGTCGTCGTGGGCGAGCATCGACAGCGAGTACGGTTCGCGGCCGTCGGCACACGCGGCGCTCCAGATGTGTACGCTCTCGTGGTGCTCGGTCAGCGTCCGGAGCACGTCGCGAATCCCCTCCCAGACGTCGGGGTTGCGAAAGAAGCCGGTGACGTTGATGCTCAGCGAGTCGAGCAGCGCCCGCTGTTCGTCCGTCTCCGACCGCAGCAACTCGAAGTACTCCTCGTAGCTGTCACTGCCGGTTCGGCGCATCCGCGAGGAAACCCGCCGGTCGAGGTAACTCGTGTTGTAGTGGCTCGTCGCGAAAGCCAGCTCCGCCTCGACGTACTCGAGGAGGCGTTCGAACGCCGGGTCGGTGCTCACAACTCGGTCACTCCGTGCTCACCGTTGGCCGTCCGAACGATAAGTGTGCCGGTGCCGGGAGTGAATTCAACCGTCCGACCGTGTTTCCCGCCGACGTCCTCGGCGATCAGGGGGACGCCGAGTTTCTCGAGTTCGACCTTCGCGGCGTCGACGTTTCGCTGGCCGACGCCGTCACCGAAGCTCTCGAACTGGAACATGTCGCTCCCGCCGGCGATCTTGGCCTCGACGGAGGTGTAGCTGGCACCGCGTTCGACCATCCGTCGCAGGAGGGCCCGGATGGCCGTGTCGGCGTACTTCCCGGGCTTGACGTCGCTATTGTCGGCAGTGTCACCGTCCGGGAGCATGACGTGTGCAAGGCCGCCGATGTCGGAGTCCGGATCGTACAGCGCGACGGCGAGACACGAACCCAGTCCGTAGGATTTCAGCGTGTCCTCGCCCTCGCTGACGACGAGTTCCGAGATACCGACCTGCACCGGTTCGGGGACCCCTGGTTCGGTTCCGTACGTCTTCATTCTACGTCTCCGAATTCGGCCGTCGTCGGCGTCTCCTCGATGCGGTCGACGTCGAGGTCGTTCAGCGCGCGTTCCAGGTCACGCTCGTCGGGGATGGCGTAGATGTCACAGTCGAACTCGCGCCCGTCGGCCATCACCTGGGTGTCGAAGACGAACGCGAACTCCTGGTTCTCGCCCAACTGGATGATGACGGGGTCGATGGCGGCGGCGCCGATGTCGTGGATGAACTCCGGCGGCGAGTGATCGATCGTCGTGTCGAGGACGTTCGCCCAGCCGTCCAGGAAGCCACTGGCCATGATGTTCCCGAGTTCCGTGATGGCGCTTCGCTCCATCTCGCCGAATCCTTCCTCGTCGTCGGTCTCCATCGGCACCATCGCGTCGACGATCTCGTGTGCAGACTCCTCGTCGAACAGGAACAGGAGGTACCCACTCGGCGTGCCGTCGAACTCGAAGGCGACCCCGACGAGACGCTCGTTCGGGACGGACGCGGGAATAGCCTCGAGCGAGACGAAGTTCAGGCGTCGAATCTCGACGCTCGTCTCGATGCCGGTGAGCGTCGTCGCCGTCTTCGCTACCTCCTCGGCGCCCTGCTCGGCCATCCGGTCGAAGCCGTCGAGTTTGTCGTACTCGATCCCGTCGCTGGTGCGCAGTCGCTCGAGCAGGCTCGCCATGGAGTCGCGAGCGGGGAACAGGTAGTGGCTAAAACTGAGTTCGGTGCCGACGGCGTTGATGTGACTCTGGAAGAGTAGGGCCATGTCCCCCTCGCCAGGAGCCTCGTCGATGTCGCCGAAGAAGGGCTCGGCGGTCGCCCCCTCGATGAACTGCGGCGTCGAGACGTCGATCACGGTCTCGAGCACGTCGGCCCAGCCGTCGATGAACCCGCTGTTCATCACCTGGCCGACCTCGGTGGCGGCGCTCATGCTCATCTCGTCGAACTCCTCGACGTCGGCCTCGGCGATCAGCATCTCGACGATGCGGAGCGCGCTGTTGCGATCGAAGACGACGACCGAGTGACCGTCGAGGCCGCCGCTGAGTTTGACGCGAATTCCGACCTTCTCGGTGCCGTCCTCGAAGTCGTGGCGAATCTCCTCGCCGCGCATGAAGTTGAGCTTCGTGACGCCGACTTGTGTCTCGACGCCGGTCATCTTCGTCAGCCGACCGGCCGCCAGCCCGGCGCCCTCACGGGCCATCCGGTAGAACGTACCGAGGGCGTTGACGTCGAGTTTCATGCGGGGTGCACATCGATGCCGTTGACCATCTCGACGAACTCCTCGAGTTCCGGGAAGGCGTAGATTTCGGCCTCGATCTGGTAGCTCGGCACCGAGAGATCGGAGTCGAAGAAGAGCGCGAGGTCGTCCCCGCCAAGCCCGGCCGTTCGAACCACGATGTCGCCGGCCGGCGCGTAGACGAGTTGTGGGGCGGCGATGTCGATCGCGCGCCCGAGCACGTCGGCCCAGCCGTCGATGAACCCGCTGGCCATCATGTTGCCCATCTCCTCGACGGCGCTTCGGGCCATCTTCCCGGAGACGTTCGACATGTCGTCGACGACGTCCCGAAGCATGATCGCGGTGATCTTCTTCGCGCTCGCCTCGGGGAAGAGGATGAGGATGTGACCGTGTGGCGGGTCGAGCAACCGGACCCGGACGCCGACGCGCTTGCCCGGCTCGAGCTGGCTCTGGATGTCGTCGACGTCGATGAAGTTCGTCTTCGTGACCTCCATCTGGGCGTCTTCGCCGGTCAGTTTGCTCATGTTGTCGGCGACGCCGTTCGTTCCGACCTTCGCCATTTCGTTGATAAAGCTCAGCTTCCGAATGTCGACCATCATCGTCATAGATTAGGTACCTCCGTGTGCGTTGTCGAGTTCGTTCTCGTGTCCGTCATCGGTGTCTCCGTCGAGTGGGGGTTCTCGCCCGACCGTCCGTCACTCTCGATATGGATGTGGGTGTGCATGCTCATAGTGTATTGACGTCGAGGATCGTAACCACTTCCCCCCGACCGCGAACTGTCGCCCCACTCAAACCCGGAAGCCCACTCATGAACCCCTCGAACGGCTTGATGACGACCTCCTGTTGCCCGTGGACGACGTCGCAGTGAAGGGCGACCGATCGGACGTCGTCCCGAATTCGGATCACCATTCCGTCGTCGAGGTCGGACGACTCCGGCGTCTCGAGTCGCTCGGCGAGTTCCACGACGGGAACGGACGAGTCGCCCGAGGGAATCACCGGATTGCCGTCGACCGTCTCGACGATTCGCGCGTCGTCGATGTCCTGGACGGCCTTGATCGGGACGCCGAACTCCTCGCCGCCGATCTCGAAGAACAGGACGTCGGCGATGGCGACCGTCACGGGGAGTTCCATCGTGATCGTCGTCCCCTCGCCGGGGTCGCTGTCGACGGAGACAGTGCCGTCGAGATCTTCGATCGTCCGCTTGACGACGTCCATCCCGACGCCACGGCCGCTCACGTCCGTCACTTCCGTTGCCGTCGAGAGGCCGGGGTGGAACACCAGGTCGTAGACCTCCTCGTCGTCCAGGTCCGCGGCCTCCTCGGCTGCCAGGACGTCGGCGTCGACCGCCGCCTCGCGTAACTCCTCGGCGTCGAGGCCGCGACCGTCGTCGTGAATCCGAATCTTCACGCGGTCGCGGGCTCGTTCGGCCGTGAGTCGGACCGTCCCCTCGCGGGGTTTTCCGGCCTCTTCGCGGACCGACGGCGCCTCGATACCGTGGTCGACCGCGTTTCGAACCAGGTGGATCAGTGGGTCGCCGATCCGGTCGAGGATACTGCGGTCGAGTTCGACCGACTCGCCCTCGGTCTCGAAGGCGACCGCCTTGTCCTGGTCGCGCGCGATGTCCCGAACCGTCCGGGGCAATCGGTTGGCGACCGTCTCGAGGGGGACCAGTCGGACGTCCATCACCGTCTCCTGGAGTTCGGCCGTGATGTCGTCCAGGTCGTCGAGTTCGCGACGCAGCGTTTTCGGGTCGTCGTCCTGCTCGATGGTGTGACGGAGGCGGACACGAGCGGTGACGAGCCCCTCGACGAGGTTGAGGAGCGTGTCGACCTGATCGATGTCGACGCGAATCGACTGCGCCTGGTCGGCGTTGGATTCCGAATCCGCCTCCTCGTCCGTTTCGGGCACGCCAACGTCAGGAATCGGCATCGCCGGAGCGTCCTCGTAGACGCGATCCGATTCCTCGCCGGTAGCGCTCCCGGCGTCTCTGTTTTCTGCAGCGCCGAACGCAGCGGCGCTCGACGCGTCTGCGCCGGCCGCGAGGCCGTCCCCTGGAGCGGAATCGACGGCATCAATGTCGAGGTCGTCCGCGTCCTCGAAGTCGTCGACACCGCCAGCATTCTCGAATTCGGCACCACCGAACGAGTCGCCCGCGGCGGCCGTTTCGTCGAGTTCGTCGAACTCATCGGCGGAACCGTCGTCCAGTACGGGAGCCTCGAGTCCAGCGTCGTCCTCGAACGCGTACGCGTCGTCCGCGTCGTCCGCGTCGAACGCCGTCGGTGCCGGCTGGTCGTCGACGAACGCGGTATCGTCCGGCGTCTCGAGGTCCCCGTCCAGGTCGTGGTCGTGGTCTTCATCGACGTCCACGTCGAGCGCCGACTCGTCGAACGAGGCGTCCTGTTCGTCCTCGAGTGCCGGGTCGTCGACCGGATCGAAGCCGAAGTCGACCGCGAAGTCGTCTGCGGCCTCGTCCCGGTTGGGCGTCTCGAGGTTCAGGTCGTCTTCGAGGTCCAGGTCGTCTTCGAGGTCCAGATCATCGTCATCGAGAGCAACGCCCTCGACGTCCAGGTTCGCTCCCTGATCGTCGGCAACGGAATCGGCGTCGGAATCCAATTCGAAATCGGCCGCCTCATCGTCGGTTTCACCGAAGTCGACGCCGTCGAGGGCGGCAACGTCATCCTCCTCGAGTTCGTCGGCCCCCTCGGCGTCCGTCGTTCGCGGTTCGAGCGAGTCGGCGCCGGACGCCTCGGCGGCTTGCTCCGCGGGACTGTCGTCCAGGTCCGGGTCCAGGTCCGCGTCGTCGAACGCGAACGCCTCGAAGTCGTCGTCAGTTGGGACGATCGAGTCGTCAGTTGGGACGATCGAGTCGTCGGCGTCAGCCGGTGTCGAATCCGTCTCCGCCTCTGTATCCGCATCCGCATCCGATTCTGCACCCGCATCCGACGACAGCTCCAACGGAGCGTCGTCCAGGTCGGACGACTCGGCGGCTGTCACCTCGCTATCGACGTGCGTACCTTCCACGCCCTCGGCGTCGCTCTCGAGGTTCACGTCGTCAAATTCGTCGTCGAACTCGTCATCGAACTCGTCGTTAAACTCGGCCCCGAACTCGTCTTCGACCTCGAGGAAACTGTTGTCGTCGACGTCGACGTCGTCGCCGAGCAGCTCGTCCATGTCGACCTCGTCGTCACTGTCGTACTCGTCGAACTCGAGTTCCTCGAGTTCGTCCTGGAGTTCGTCGAAGCCGACCATCTCGACCTCGTTTTTGAGTTCGGCGAACACCGCGCTGGCGTCGTCGGCGTCGCCAGCGTCGGCCACGTCTTCGCTATCGTCTACACCGCCACCGCTCGCGGATTCCGCATCCGATGGCTCGGCGGCGATTGCCCCGTCGGCAGAGACCGATTCGGCCTCCGAATCGTCGGTGTCCCCTTCCAGTGAGGCATCCGCCGACGTCGACTCGCCGAGCAAGTCGTCGAACGACCCTGCATCACCCATCGCGTCGAACGCATCGAGGTCCTCGCCCTCGACCTCCTCGACCATCGCGTCCAGGTCGTCGAACTCGTCGAACTCGTCGAGCAGTTCGTCGACCGAGAGGTTCTGTGCGTCGTTCGAGGACAGGTCCTCG
This region of Natronosalvus halobius genomic DNA includes:
- a CDS encoding chemotaxis protein CheC, coding for MKLDVNALGTFYRMAREGAGLAAGRLTKMTGVETQVGVTKLNFMRGEEIRHDFEDGTEKVGIRVKLSGGLDGHSVVVFDRNSALRIVEMLIAEADVEEFDEMSMSAATEVGQVMNSGFIDGWADVLETVIDVSTPQFIEGATAEPFFGDIDEAPGEGDMALLFQSHINAVGTELSFSHYLFPARDSMASLLERLRTSDGIEYDKLDGFDRMAEQGAEEVAKTATTLTGIETSVEIRRLNFVSLEAIPASVPNERLVGVAFEFDGTPSGYLLFLFDEESAHEIVDAMVPMETDDEEGFGEMERSAITELGNIMASGFLDGWANVLDTTIDHSPPEFIHDIGAAAIDPVIIQLGENQEFAFVFDTQVMADGREFDCDIYAIPDERDLERALNDLDVDRIEETPTTAEFGDVE
- a CDS encoding chemotaxis protein CheC, which codes for MTMMVDIRKLSFINEMAKVGTNGVADNMSKLTGEDAQMEVTKTNFIDVDDIQSQLEPGKRVGVRVRLLDPPHGHILILFPEASAKKITAIMLRDVVDDMSNVSGKMARSAVEEMGNMMASGFIDGWADVLGRAIDIAAPQLVYAPAGDIVVRTAGLGGDDLALFFDSDLSVPSYQIEAEIYAFPELEEFVEMVNGIDVHPA
- a CDS encoding chemotaxis protein CheA, whose protein sequence is MSEYWTDFTQESDEQITELNNSLLTLEREPDDDDAMEAIFRTAHTLKGNCGAMGLARASDLAHAIEDLLDAVRRDALEITPEVMDAIFDGVDELEAMLDEAPPNGEIDRDPAAKIETLRSFLDDSTTRARTSGDVSAPTKAEIDGILARFEPPKDADHDAFLVRLAITDGEGVNNGQLVVEALVDAFDLVGTDPSREAIENAEYGAGFDAVFGSAVGKDAISAALEPVDAVEAFEIVEVTDRFASSSDPSPASEPDEALAADDPVEDLSSNDAQNLSVDELLDEFDEFDDLDAMVEEVEGEDLDAFDAMGDAGSFDDLLGESTSADASLEGDTDDSEAESVSADGAIAAEPSDAESASGGGVDDSEDVADAGDADDASAVFAELKNEVEMVGFDELQDELEELEFDEYDSDDEVDMDELLGDDVDVDDNSFLEVEDEFGAEFNDEFDDEFDDEFDDVNLESDAEGVEGTHVDSEVTAAESSDLDDAPLELSSDAGAESDADADTEAETDSTPADADDSIVPTDDSIVPTDDDFEAFAFDDADLDPDLDDSPAEQAAEASGADSLEPRTTDAEGADELEEDDVAALDGVDFGETDDEAADFELDSDADSVADDQGANLDVEGVALDDDDLDLEDDLDLEDDLNLETPNRDEAADDFAVDFGFDPVDDPALEDEQDASFDESALDVDVDEDHDHDLDGDLETPDDTAFVDDQPAPTAFDADDADDAYAFEDDAGLEAPVLDDGSADEFDELDETAAAGDSFGGAEFENAGGVDDFEDADDLDIDAVDSAPGDGLAAGADASSAAAFGAAENRDAGSATGEESDRVYEDAPAMPIPDVGVPETDEEADSESNADQAQSIRVDIDQVDTLLNLVEGLVTARVRLRHTIEQDDDPKTLRRELDDLDDITAELQETVMDVRLVPLETVANRLPRTVRDIARDQDKAVAFETEGESVELDRSILDRIGDPLIHLVRNAVDHGIEAPSVREEAGKPREGTVRLTAERARDRVKIRIHDDGRGLDAEELREAAVDADVLAAEEAADLDDEEVYDLVFHPGLSTATEVTDVSGRGVGMDVVKRTIEDLDGTVSVDSDPGEGTTITMELPVTVAIADVLFFEIGGEEFGVPIKAVQDIDDARIVETVDGNPVIPSGDSSVPVVELAERLETPESSDLDDGMVIRIRDDVRSVALHCDVVHGQQEVVIKPFEGFMSGLPGLSGATVRGRGEVVTILDVNTL